A single genomic interval of Sinorhizobium garamanticum harbors:
- a CDS encoding sugar phosphate isomerase/epimerase family protein, translating into MKLGFVSDSLGGMTFDGLLDSAARLGVSGVEVNTGGWSTAPHFDLKTMKASADARRAFTRAFETRGLEIIALNANGNPLHPTQPEQGECLKDTIRIAGEMGIKTVCTMSGLPAGRNGDLMPNWVVSSWPPETQEILRYQWEDKLLPFWTETVALAEENGVERIALELHGNQCVYNVPSLLKLRAAVGPIVGANLDPSHLFWMGADPLVVAEALGEAVYHVHAKDTMLNAPVQATTSLLENGSLMDIPARSWSYITLGFGHGEEWWRQFCYRLKMAGYDGWLSIEHEDVLLNSLEGLEKSVALLNGVMPVAPSDFKPQAI; encoded by the coding sequence ATGAAACTCGGCTTCGTTTCCGACAGCCTCGGCGGAATGACCTTCGACGGGCTTCTCGACAGCGCCGCGCGCCTTGGTGTCTCGGGCGTGGAGGTCAACACAGGCGGCTGGTCGACCGCTCCGCACTTCGACCTAAAGACGATGAAGGCAAGCGCCGATGCTCGCCGCGCCTTCACTCGCGCCTTCGAAACCCGCGGGCTCGAGATTATTGCGTTGAACGCCAACGGCAATCCCTTGCATCCGACCCAACCCGAGCAGGGCGAGTGCCTCAAGGACACGATCCGCATCGCCGGCGAGATGGGGATCAAGACCGTCTGCACCATGTCCGGACTGCCGGCAGGACGTAACGGCGATCTGATGCCGAACTGGGTCGTCTCTTCCTGGCCGCCGGAAACGCAGGAGATCCTGCGTTACCAGTGGGAGGACAAGCTCCTCCCCTTCTGGACCGAGACCGTGGCACTCGCCGAGGAGAATGGCGTCGAGCGCATCGCGCTCGAGCTTCACGGCAACCAGTGCGTCTACAACGTTCCCTCGCTTCTGAAGCTCCGGGCGGCCGTCGGCCCGATCGTCGGCGCCAATCTCGATCCATCGCATCTGTTCTGGATGGGGGCGGATCCCCTCGTCGTCGCCGAAGCACTCGGCGAGGCCGTCTATCACGTCCATGCCAAGGACACGATGCTCAACGCGCCTGTCCAGGCAACAACTTCGCTCCTCGAGAACGGCTCGCTCATGGACATTCCGGCGCGAAGCTGGTCCTACATCACCCTCGGCTTCGGCCATGGCGAGGAGTGGTGGCGACAGTTCTGCTACCGCCTGAAGATGGCAGGCTATGACGGCTGGCTGTCGATCGAGCACGAGGACGTGCTGCTCAATAGCCTCGAAGGGTTGGAGAAATCCGTCGCCCTGCTCAACGGGGTGATGCCCGTCGCGCCGAGTGACTTCAAGCCGCAGGCAATTTGA
- a CDS encoding transcriptional regulator: MIASRQLEFPDQLERVVRCALVTPELIAFGSSNSVALACSVSPTTVVRLAGFLGFENYRDLRTLFREHLRRRAARVPASGSATGLAG; this comes from the coding sequence ATGATCGCCTCGAGACAGCTCGAATTCCCAGATCAGCTTGAACGGGTTGTCCGCTGCGCCCTCGTCACTCCGGAACTAATCGCCTTTGGTAGCTCCAATTCGGTGGCACTTGCCTGTTCGGTGTCACCGACGACCGTGGTCCGGCTCGCCGGCTTCCTCGGCTTCGAGAACTATCGAGACCTTCGAACCTTGTTTCGGGAGCATTTGCGGAGACGTGCCGCACGAGTGCCGGCGTCCGGCTCAGCGACCGGGCTAGCCGGATAG
- a CDS encoding MgtC/SapB family protein, whose amino-acid sequence MEQILADILAPTQVPYPVIFARFCGAILFGALIGIEREKRQRPAGLRTHILISLASSIFAVIAVESVHMMSLSGPEVRIDPIRVVEAVTAGVAFLAAGMIVFSKGEVKGLTTGAGMWLAGAAGLSVGFGFWLIAAFASCASLAVLFILWRLEIALHWKPPEPSEGGANGRPAAPRDATAVSKEG is encoded by the coding sequence ATGGAACAGATCCTCGCCGACATCCTTGCTCCAACGCAGGTTCCCTATCCGGTCATATTCGCGCGCTTCTGCGGCGCAATCCTGTTCGGGGCGCTGATTGGCATAGAGCGGGAAAAACGGCAGCGGCCGGCCGGACTCAGGACGCACATTCTCATCAGCCTCGCATCGTCGATTTTCGCCGTGATCGCGGTGGAAAGCGTGCATATGATGAGTCTTTCGGGACCCGAAGTGCGGATCGACCCGATACGGGTCGTGGAGGCGGTCACCGCGGGGGTGGCCTTCCTCGCGGCCGGCATGATCGTATTTTCGAAGGGCGAGGTCAAAGGGCTGACCACGGGAGCTGGCATGTGGCTCGCGGGTGCGGCGGGGCTGTCCGTCGGTTTTGGCTTCTGGCTTATCGCCGCCTTTGCCTCCTGCGCCAGCCTCGCCGTGCTTTTCATCCTCTGGCGGCTGGAGATCGCTCTCCACTGGAAGCCACCGGAGCCTTCCGAAGGTGGCGCGAACGGACGGCCCGCCGCGCCTCGGGACGCTACGGCCGTTTCGAAGGAAGGCTAA
- a CDS encoding NAD(P)/FAD-dependent oxidoreductase gives MKTDVVVLGAGIVGISAAIHLARRGKSVVLLDRRGPGEETSYGNAGLIQREGVFPYGFPHNFGALFRYALNNTIDASYHFRALPGLVPFLARYWWHSGFTQHQRIAHLYAPLIENSIAEHKDLIEASGAGDLIRKDGWMKVFRTEKERDAAYKDAEKLSAGFGVNHQKLSTSELRTIEPSIRVELAGGLRWTDPWSIRDPHSLNKAYLTYFQSLGGRLVSGDAATLEHILEGAGWRVATPEGPLETREVVVALGPWADTVTRKLGYHFPLAVKRGYHMHYGVQEGATLNNWVLDAEKGYFLAPMLRGIRLTTGAEFAQRDAPKTPVQLTRAERVAREFFPLAERRDEEPWMGARPCTPDMMPIIGKAPRHEGLWLAFGHAHHGMTLGPVTGRALAEAMTGEKTVIDIAPYRPERFLA, from the coding sequence ATGAAGACTGACGTAGTGGTTTTGGGCGCCGGCATCGTCGGCATTTCCGCCGCCATCCACCTAGCGCGACGCGGGAAATCGGTAGTGCTTCTCGACCGACGCGGCCCGGGCGAGGAGACGTCTTACGGCAATGCCGGGCTTATCCAGCGCGAAGGCGTCTTTCCCTACGGCTTTCCCCATAATTTCGGTGCGCTCTTCCGCTACGCGCTGAACAACACCATCGACGCCAGCTATCATTTTCGCGCGCTGCCGGGGCTGGTGCCCTTTCTGGCGCGCTATTGGTGGCATTCCGGCTTCACCCAGCACCAGAGGATCGCGCATCTCTATGCACCGCTGATCGAAAACTCGATCGCCGAGCACAAGGACCTGATCGAGGCTTCCGGTGCCGGGGACCTCATCCGCAAGGATGGCTGGATGAAGGTGTTTCGCACGGAAAAGGAGCGCGACGCCGCCTACAAGGACGCGGAAAAACTCTCCGCCGGTTTTGGCGTCAATCACCAGAAGCTTTCGACGAGCGAGCTTAGGACCATCGAACCATCCATCCGCGTCGAGCTCGCCGGCGGGCTGCGCTGGACCGACCCCTGGTCGATCCGCGATCCGCATAGCCTCAACAAGGCCTATCTTACCTATTTCCAATCGCTCGGCGGCAGGCTCGTCTCCGGAGACGCTGCGACATTGGAGCACATTCTGGAGGGCGCCGGCTGGCGGGTGGCGACACCGGAAGGTCCGCTCGAAACCCGCGAGGTGGTGGTGGCGCTCGGTCCCTGGGCCGACACGGTGACCCGCAAGCTCGGCTATCATTTTCCGCTCGCGGTCAAGCGCGGCTACCATATGCACTATGGTGTCCAGGAAGGGGCGACGCTTAACAACTGGGTGCTCGACGCCGAAAAGGGCTACTTCCTGGCACCGATGCTGCGCGGGATCCGCTTGACGACAGGCGCGGAATTTGCACAGCGGGACGCGCCGAAAACGCCGGTACAGTTGACCCGGGCCGAACGGGTCGCGCGCGAGTTCTTCCCGCTGGCCGAACGCCGCGATGAGGAGCCATGGATGGGTGCGCGGCCCTGCACGCCCGATATGATGCCGATCATAGGCAAGGCACCGCGGCACGAGGGCCTCTGGCTCGCCTTCGGCCATGCCCACCACGGCATGACGCTTGGCCCGGTCACCGGCCGCGCGCTTGCCGAGGCCATGACCGGCGAAAAGACCGTGATCGACATCGCTCCCTATCGGCCCGAGCGCTTCCTCGCCTAG
- a CDS encoding TIGR00645 family protein: MKSLELIVERIILSSRWLLVLFYLGLVAALALYGVSFIYKFLKVAGLVFVYDDAQMILAMLGLIDAALVASLIVMVMISGYENFVSRFDEGEGEVSFLGKLDSGSLKIKVASSIVAISSIHLLQIFLNAQQFTSEKLMWATIMHLAFVVSAVLLGSLEQIMSKLKK, encoded by the coding sequence ATGAAGTCCCTGGAACTCATCGTCGAGCGCATTATCCTTTCGAGCCGATGGCTACTGGTCCTCTTTTATCTCGGGCTGGTTGCAGCGCTTGCTCTCTACGGCGTTTCCTTCATCTACAAGTTCCTGAAGGTTGCGGGCTTGGTCTTTGTCTACGACGATGCCCAGATGATCCTTGCAATGCTCGGCTTGATCGACGCCGCACTCGTCGCAAGCCTGATCGTCATGGTGATGATTTCCGGATACGAGAACTTCGTCAGCCGCTTCGACGAGGGCGAGGGCGAAGTCTCCTTCCTGGGCAAGCTTGATTCAGGCAGCCTGAAGATCAAGGTCGCCTCCTCCATCGTGGCGATCTCGTCGATCCATCTGCTGCAGATCTTCCTCAACGCCCAGCAGTTCACGAGCGAAAAGCTGATGTGGGCGACGATCATGCATCTGGCTTTTGTCGTTTCGGCCGTGCTCCTCGGTTCCCTGGAGCAGATCATGAGCAAGTTGAAAAAGTAG
- a CDS encoding DUF1328 domain-containing protein — MLYYALVFLIVAIIAGILGFGGIAGASAGIAQVLFFLFLVFLVISLIAGLIRRT, encoded by the coding sequence ATGCTCTACTATGCTCTCGTCTTTCTGATTGTTGCCATCATTGCCGGAATTCTCGGATTTGGTGGTATTGCCGGAGCTTCGGCAGGCATCGCCCAGGTCTTGTTCTTCCTGTTCCTCGTATTCTTGGTGATTTCGCTCATTGCCGGATTGATACGCAGAACCTGA
- a CDS encoding CsbD family protein — protein sequence MNWDIIEGRWTEFKGKAQVQWGKLTNDDLDIINGNRKELAGRIQARYGIAKEEAERQIDEWASRH from the coding sequence ATGAACTGGGACATCATCGAAGGTCGGTGGACCGAATTCAAGGGCAAGGCCCAGGTGCAGTGGGGAAAGCTCACCAACGACGATCTCGACATCATCAACGGCAATCGGAAGGAACTCGCCGGGCGCATTCAGGCGCGCTACGGAATTGCCAAGGAAGAGGCGGAGCGCCAAATCGACGAATGGGCATCGCGCCATTGA
- a CDS encoding glycine zipper domain-containing protein gives MKKVFMAAGLILSLAACTQTEKGATIGAVSGGIIGGAITDDVGGAAVGAVVGGVAGALIGRANEPGRCIYRDRYGRRYTARC, from the coding sequence ATGAAGAAGGTATTTATGGCAGCAGGCCTGATCCTTTCCCTGGCGGCCTGCACGCAGACGGAAAAAGGTGCGACTATCGGCGCCGTTTCCGGCGGAATCATCGGCGGGGCCATCACCGATGATGTGGGAGGTGCCGCGGTCGGCGCAGTTGTTGGTGGCGTCGCCGGCGCCCTGATCGGCAGGGCAAACGAACCTGGACGCTGCATCTATCGTGACCGTTACGGGCGGCGCTACACGGCGCGTTGCTGA
- a CDS encoding glycine zipper domain-containing protein, translating into MKKILLVASLILPLAACTATERGAGIGAASGAIIGGATTGNVRGAAVGAGIGGVAGALIGRANEPGYCYYRDQYGRRYTARC; encoded by the coding sequence ATGAAGAAGATACTTCTCGTAGCAAGCCTGATCCTTCCCCTGGCGGCCTGCACGGCAACGGAAAGGGGCGCCGGCATCGGTGCCGCATCCGGCGCGATCATCGGCGGGGCAACCACCGGAAATGTTCGCGGAGCAGCCGTTGGCGCCGGGATCGGCGGCGTAGCCGGCGCCCTTATCGGCCGCGCGAACGAGCCCGGCTATTGCTACTACCGCGACCAATACGGCCGCCGCTACACCGCGCGTTGCTGA
- a CDS encoding NepR family anti-sigma factor translates to MNEPSGWRKAPGGAGKLPSMTDASAQIASKLKALYQALENEPIPQHFIELLERLDAAENAQSRP, encoded by the coding sequence ATGAATGAGCCTTCCGGATGGCGCAAGGCGCCGGGCGGTGCCGGCAAGCTTCCCTCAATGACGGATGCGAGCGCACAGATCGCTTCGAAATTGAAGGCGCTTTACCAAGCCTTGGAAAACGAACCGATTCCGCAGCACTTTATTGAATTGCTCGAACGTCTTGACGCAGCCGAGAACGCACAGTCGCGACCCTGA
- a CDS encoding response regulator produces the protein MSLSTRIAPHLPYLRRYARAVTGSQAAGDAYVAAVLEALIEDVSLFPTASNDRIGLYKLFCSLFDKLDIDRAQLTSPFAWERNAAANLSVIAPAPRQAFLLIAVEGFSTSEAAEIMNLDPGAFATLLADASQEISRQVATEVMIIEDEPLIAMDIEDMVTSLGHRVTGIARTYREALELYRTTSPKMVLADIQLADGSSGIDAVNDILAETTVPVIFITAFPERLLTGKKPEPAFLVTKPFNPEMVKALISQALFFDEQARTGRL, from the coding sequence ATGTCACTTTCCACCAGGATTGCGCCACATCTTCCCTATCTGCGGCGCTATGCCCGCGCCGTCACGGGCTCGCAAGCCGCAGGCGATGCTTATGTCGCCGCCGTTCTCGAGGCGTTGATCGAGGACGTCAGTCTCTTCCCGACCGCCTCCAACGACCGGATCGGTCTCTACAAGCTGTTCTGCTCCCTGTTCGACAAGCTGGACATCGATCGCGCGCAATTGACGTCGCCCTTCGCCTGGGAGCGCAACGCCGCGGCCAATCTGTCGGTGATCGCGCCGGCGCCGCGCCAGGCATTCCTGCTGATCGCCGTTGAAGGCTTTTCCACAAGCGAGGCGGCCGAGATCATGAACCTCGACCCCGGCGCCTTCGCCACTCTTCTCGCGGACGCGTCACAGGAGATTTCACGTCAGGTGGCGACGGAGGTCATGATTATCGAAGACGAACCGCTGATCGCCATGGATATCGAGGACATGGTGACAAGCCTCGGACATCGCGTTACCGGGATCGCTCGAACCTATCGCGAGGCGCTCGAACTCTATCGGACAACATCGCCGAAAATGGTTCTTGCCGATATCCAGCTCGCCGACGGCAGTTCGGGTATCGACGCCGTCAACGATATCCTTGCTGAAACCACCGTGCCGGTGATCTTCATTACGGCCTTCCCCGAGCGGCTCCTGACAGGCAAGAAGCCGGAGCCGGCTTTTCTGGTAACGAAGCCCTTCAATCCGGAAATGGTGAAGGCACTGATCAGCCAGGCACTGTTCTTCGACGAACAGGCGCGAACCGGGCGCCTGTAA
- a CDS encoding AI-2E family transporter: METARHITSNRKRKRSVDKEIALADSPRGAVRRSNGLELLVALSTVGLFIIACSAAVYSMEAILMPITLAIIVGIVLGRAADELERFGLPPIFGGLLLALLFVLGLSSLVNALLVPITEVAREAPRLAEGVIERILPFIERFTWLRMALIRNADQNALADTLVRNAGPVLGAVAAGLTPALVQTLIFLAALVLFLLGRLQLRSTIILAFAGREHRLNAIRIMNATEDALAQYFSTASLIYLALGLTTMVIALGGGLTMAPLWGLFAFVSSFIPYLGVTCMTLSLLVGGLMTHDALLLGIAPAVAFFVVHLLMENLIVPAVLGHRFEINPFLIFIAIIFWTWMWGAVGAILALPLSLIAVTIFEQVREPPVDRPLPE, from the coding sequence ATGGAAACAGCGAGGCATATCACGAGCAACCGCAAACGAAAGCGCAGCGTGGACAAGGAAATCGCGCTGGCCGATTCGCCGAGAGGCGCCGTCCGAAGGAGCAACGGCCTTGAGCTGTTGGTTGCGCTAAGCACGGTCGGCCTCTTCATCATCGCCTGCTCGGCGGCCGTCTATTCCATGGAAGCGATCCTGATGCCGATCACGCTGGCGATTATCGTTGGCATCGTGCTTGGCAGGGCGGCCGATGAATTGGAGAGGTTCGGCCTGCCGCCGATCTTCGGCGGCCTGTTGCTGGCGCTTCTCTTCGTGCTCGGGCTGTCCTCGCTGGTGAATGCACTTCTTGTCCCGATCACGGAGGTGGCGCGTGAGGCTCCCCGGCTGGCCGAGGGCGTCATAGAGCGGATATTGCCCTTCATTGAGCGGTTCACCTGGTTGAGAATGGCGCTGATACGCAACGCCGATCAGAACGCACTTGCCGACACGCTCGTAAGGAACGCCGGCCCGGTGCTTGGAGCTGTTGCAGCAGGTTTGACACCGGCACTCGTCCAGACACTGATTTTTCTGGCAGCCCTTGTCCTTTTTCTTCTCGGCCGCCTTCAGCTACGCAGCACAATCATCCTAGCCTTTGCCGGCAGGGAGCATCGCTTGAACGCGATCCGGATCATGAACGCGACCGAAGATGCACTTGCCCAGTATTTTTCGACGGCGAGCCTCATCTATCTGGCGCTCGGCTTGACGACGATGGTGATCGCGCTTGGCGGCGGACTGACCATGGCACCGTTGTGGGGGCTGTTTGCCTTCGTGTCGAGTTTCATTCCCTACCTGGGCGTGACCTGCATGACGCTGTCGCTGCTCGTCGGCGGGTTGATGACGCATGACGCGCTGCTTCTGGGAATTGCACCCGCTGTCGCCTTCTTCGTCGTGCATCTGCTCATGGAAAATCTCATCGTTCCGGCGGTCCTGGGGCACCGCTTCGAGATCAATCCATTTCTGATTTTCATCGCGATCATTTTCTGGACGTGGATGTGGGGCGCCGTCGGGGCGATTCTGGCGCTGCCCCTGTCACTTATCGCCGTGACCATATTCGAGCAGGTGCGCGAGCCGCCTGTTGACCGGCCTCTGCCGGAGTGA
- a CDS encoding RidA family protein — translation MEIKRFETGPRMSQAVVYNNTVYLAGQVGNAGDDVVTQTKQALAEVDRLLALAGTDKTRILSATIWLADMADFAKMNSVWDAWVPQGHTPARATGEAKLATPEYLVEVIVTAAA, via the coding sequence ATGGAAATCAAGCGCTTTGAAACCGGGCCGCGGATGAGCCAGGCCGTGGTCTATAACAACACGGTTTATCTGGCTGGCCAGGTCGGCAATGCCGGTGACGACGTGGTCACCCAGACGAAGCAGGCGCTCGCCGAAGTCGATCGTCTTCTTGCCCTCGCAGGCACGGACAAGACGCGCATCCTGTCGGCAACGATCTGGCTCGCGGACATGGCCGATTTCGCCAAGATGAATTCCGTTTGGGACGCCTGGGTGCCGCAGGGCCACACGCCCGCCCGCGCGACTGGCGAAGCCAAGCTCGCAACGCCGGAATACCTCGTCGAAGTCATTGTCACCGCTGCCGCTTAA
- a CDS encoding ABC transporter ATP-binding protein has translation MTHVLEARNLVRDYHIPGNLFRKARTVHALKGVSFTVDEGKTLAIVGESGCGKSTLGRIITLIDPATSGELLIDGKKVDIARDGLTSEMRRKVQIVFQNPYGSLNPRQKIGDILAEPLVINTKAPADERRDRAMTMLKKVGLDEKHYNRYPHMFSGGQRQRIAIARALMLNPSLLVLDEPVSALDLSVQAQVLNLLADLQDEFHLTYVFISHDLSVVRYIADDVMVMYYGEAVEYGSRDEVFADPKHSYTKTLFAATPRADVASIKARLARKAA, from the coding sequence ATGACCCATGTTCTCGAAGCCCGCAACCTGGTGCGCGACTATCACATTCCCGGCAATCTGTTCCGCAAGGCGCGTACCGTTCATGCGCTGAAAGGCGTAAGCTTCACCGTGGACGAGGGAAAGACGCTGGCGATCGTTGGTGAAAGCGGCTGCGGCAAGTCGACGCTTGGCCGCATCATCACGCTGATCGACCCAGCGACCTCGGGCGAGTTGCTGATCGATGGAAAGAAGGTCGACATCGCCAGGGACGGCCTGACGTCGGAGATGCGCCGCAAGGTGCAGATCGTTTTCCAGAACCCTTATGGTTCGCTCAACCCCCGGCAGAAGATCGGGGACATCCTGGCGGAGCCGCTGGTCATCAACACCAAGGCACCAGCCGACGAACGGCGCGACCGCGCCATGACGATGCTGAAGAAGGTGGGTCTCGACGAGAAACACTACAATCGATATCCGCACATGTTCTCGGGCGGCCAGCGTCAACGCATCGCCATCGCGCGCGCCTTGATGCTCAATCCCAGCCTCCTCGTGTTGGATGAGCCCGTTTCCGCGCTCGATCTGTCGGTTCAGGCGCAGGTCCTTAACCTGCTCGCGGACCTGCAGGACGAGTTCCACCTGACCTATGTCTTCATCAGCCATGATCTCTCGGTGGTACGCTACATCGCAGACGACGTTATGGTGATGTATTACGGCGAGGCAGTGGAATACGGCAGCCGTGACGAGGTCTTTGCGGATCCCAAGCACAGCTATACCAAGACCCTGTTTGCCGCCACGCCGCGCGCAGACGTTGCCAGCATCAAGGCGCGCCTCGCACGGAAGGCCGCTTAA
- a CDS encoding ABC transporter ATP-binding protein, with translation MALLEIENLVVEFQTSSGPFRAVDGVSLKVHEGEVLAIVGESGSGKSVSMLAAMGLLPWTAKVTADKLAFNGRDLLKMSAADRRKIIGKDIAMIFQEPIASLNPCFTVGFQIEEVLRIHMGLDRKARRKRAIELFEAVGIPEPAERLGHFPHQMSGGQCQRVMIAIALACNPKLLIADEPTTALDVTIQKQILDLLMRLQQEYRMGLIMITHNMGVVAETADRVVVQYKGRKIEEADVLSLFESPKSNYTRALLAALPENATGDRLPTISELFNDQQMLEGATR, from the coding sequence ATGGCGCTTCTCGAAATTGAAAATCTCGTCGTTGAATTCCAGACGTCTTCCGGGCCGTTCCGGGCCGTCGACGGCGTTTCGCTCAAGGTGCATGAGGGCGAGGTCCTGGCAATCGTCGGGGAATCGGGCTCAGGCAAATCCGTGTCGATGCTTGCCGCGATGGGGCTTCTGCCTTGGACTGCGAAGGTGACGGCGGACAAGCTTGCCTTCAATGGACGGGACCTTCTGAAGATGTCCGCGGCCGACCGTCGCAAGATTATCGGCAAGGACATCGCCATGATCTTCCAGGAGCCGATCGCCAGCCTCAACCCGTGCTTCACGGTCGGCTTCCAGATCGAGGAAGTATTGCGTATCCATATGGGGCTCGACCGTAAGGCGCGGCGCAAGCGCGCGATCGAACTCTTCGAGGCCGTCGGCATTCCGGAGCCCGCCGAGCGCCTCGGCCATTTCCCGCATCAGATGTCGGGTGGGCAGTGCCAGCGCGTCATGATCGCCATTGCCCTTGCCTGCAATCCGAAGCTCCTCATCGCGGATGAGCCGACCACCGCGCTGGACGTGACGATCCAGAAGCAGATCCTCGATCTTCTGATGAGACTGCAGCAGGAATACCGCATGGGCCTCATCATGATTACCCATAACATGGGCGTGGTCGCGGAAACGGCGGATCGCGTCGTCGTTCAGTACAAGGGCCGCAAGATCGAGGAGGCGGATGTGCTGTCGCTGTTCGAGTCGCCGAAAAGCAACTACACGCGCGCACTTCTTGCTGCCCTGCCGGAGAACGCGACGGGCGACCGGTTGCCGACGATCTCCGAACTCTTCAACGACCAGCAGATGCTGGAGGGAGCCACTCGATGA
- a CDS encoding ABC transporter permease subunit, which yields MTEVTATSPISTDPSRRARLAEFWFYFAENRGAVIGLFFFLFLVLLAIGAPLVAPHDPTIQFREAVLLPPFWQEGGRVEFLLGTDAVGRDMLSRLIYGTRFSLFVGVIVTTLSLIGGILVGVIAGYFRGWVDTVIMRIMDIILAFPSLLLALVLVAVLGPGLTNAMIAIALVFQPHFVRLTRAAVMTEKTRDYVVAAKVAGAGHLRLMFKTILPNCMAPLIVQATLSFSSAILDAAALGFLGMGAQPPTPEWGTMLAEAREFILRAWWVVTLPGLAILVTVLAINLMGDGLRDALDPKLKRS from the coding sequence ATGACCGAAGTTACCGCAACAAGCCCCATATCGACCGATCCGTCCCGCCGAGCGAGACTTGCCGAATTTTGGTTCTATTTTGCCGAGAACCGCGGCGCCGTCATCGGGCTGTTCTTCTTCCTGTTCCTGGTGCTGCTCGCCATAGGCGCTCCGCTTGTCGCACCCCATGATCCGACCATCCAGTTCCGGGAGGCAGTTCTGCTTCCGCCGTTCTGGCAGGAAGGCGGTCGCGTGGAATTCCTTCTCGGCACTGATGCTGTCGGCCGTGACATGCTCTCCCGACTGATTTACGGCACGCGGTTTTCGCTGTTCGTCGGCGTCATCGTGACCACATTGTCGCTGATCGGCGGCATCCTCGTCGGTGTCATTGCCGGCTATTTCCGCGGATGGGTCGATACTGTCATCATGCGGATCATGGACATCATCCTGGCGTTTCCGTCGCTGCTGCTGGCGCTGGTTCTGGTCGCCGTGCTCGGTCCCGGTCTTACCAATGCGATGATCGCGATCGCACTGGTGTTCCAGCCGCATTTCGTCCGGCTGACCAGGGCCGCCGTGATGACGGAGAAGACCCGGGACTATGTCGTGGCGGCAAAGGTCGCCGGCGCGGGCCACCTGAGGCTGATGTTCAAGACCATCCTGCCGAACTGCATGGCGCCGCTCATCGTTCAGGCGACGCTCTCCTTTTCGAGTGCGATCCTCGACGCGGCGGCACTCGGCTTTCTCGGCATGGGCGCGCAGCCGCCGACGCCGGAATGGGGAACGATGCTGGCCGAAGCGCGTGAGTTCATTCTGCGCGCCTGGTGGGTCGTCACGCTCCCGGGTCTTGCGATCCTCGTGACCGTTCTCGCAATCAATCTCATGGGCGATGGCCTGCGTGATGCTCTCGACCCCAAGCTGAAGAGGTCCTGA